A DNA window from Chlamydia buteonis contains the following coding sequences:
- the rpe gene encoding ribulose-phosphate 3-epimerase yields the protein MNKQQRQKTLIAPSIMGGDLACIGAEAKRIEESGADLIHIDVMDGHFVPNLTFGPGVIAAINRSTDIFLEVHAMIYTPFDFVEEFVKSGADRIIVHFEASEDLKELLSYIKKCGIQAGLAFSPETSIEFIPPFLPFCDVILLMSVRPGFCGQGFIPDIPDKIRFTKQAIKTMGLEDSCLIEVDGGINETSAKICREAGADILVAASYIFEKNEQTMEEKVLLLRGENHGIK from the coding sequence GTGAATAAACAACAACGTCAGAAGACATTAATCGCCCCCTCAATTATGGGAGGAGACCTTGCTTGCATAGGTGCAGAGGCAAAAAGAATAGAAGAATCGGGTGCAGACCTTATTCATATTGATGTTATGGATGGTCATTTCGTACCCAATCTGACTTTTGGTCCAGGAGTCATCGCAGCAATTAATAGATCTACAGACATCTTTTTAGAAGTGCATGCTATGATCTACACGCCGTTTGATTTTGTAGAGGAGTTTGTAAAATCAGGTGCGGATCGTATCATTGTACATTTCGAAGCCTCTGAAGATCTTAAAGAGTTGTTATCTTATATTAAAAAATGTGGAATACAAGCGGGGTTAGCTTTTTCTCCAGAAACCTCTATAGAATTTATACCTCCTTTCCTACCTTTTTGTGATGTAATACTATTAATGTCCGTGCGCCCAGGATTTTGTGGTCAGGGTTTTATTCCGGATATTCCAGACAAAATTCGCTTTACAAAACAGGCAATAAAAACAATGGGATTAGAAGATTCCTGCTTAATTGAGGTTGATGGGGGAATTAACGAGACTTCCGCAAAAATATGTCGTGAAGCGGGTGCAGATATTTTAGTGGCTGCATCTTACATATTCGAAAAGAACGAACAGACTATGGAAGAAAAAGTTTTGCTACTTCGAGGAGAAAATCATGGTATTAAGTAG
- a CDS encoding elongation factor P, translated as MVLSSQLSVGMFISTKDGLYKVVAVSKVTGNKGESFIKASLKAADSEVIVERNFKIGQEIKEAQFESRNLEYLYIEDDYFLFLDLGNYEKIHITKEIMKDNFLFLKAGVTVSALVYDNVVFSIELPHFLELMVSKTDFPGDSLLIAGGTKKALLETGIEITVPPFIEIGDIIKIDTRTCEYIQRV; from the coding sequence ATGGTATTAAGTAGCCAGCTCTCTGTGGGAATGTTTATTTCCACAAAAGACGGTCTTTATAAAGTCGTGGCGGTTTCTAAAGTAACAGGCAATAAAGGTGAATCTTTTATCAAAGCTTCGTTAAAAGCTGCTGATTCCGAAGTCATTGTTGAAAGAAATTTTAAAATTGGCCAAGAAATAAAAGAAGCCCAGTTTGAATCCAGAAATCTTGAATATCTATATATTGAGGATGACTACTTTCTTTTCCTTGATTTGGGAAATTACGAAAAAATCCATATCACTAAAGAAATCATGAAGGATAATTTTTTATTCTTAAAAGCAGGGGTCACCGTTTCTGCCTTGGTTTATGATAATGTTGTTTTTTCTATAGAGTTGCCTCACTTCTTAGAGTTGATGGTGTCTAAAACAGATTTCCCCGGGGATTCGCTTTTAATTGCCGGTGGCACAAAAAAAGCTTTATTAGAAACAGGCATCGAAATTACAGTACCTCCTTTCATAGAAATTGGGGATATTATAAAAATTGATACGCGTACGTGTGAATATATTCAACGCGTCTAA
- the accB gene encoding acetyl-CoA carboxylase biotin carboxyl carrier protein has product MDLKQIEKLMIAMGRNSMKRFVIKREGLELELERDTGDKPNQEPVFYDSRLFAGFSQDRPIPTDPNKTIAKDVAPEKTETESQQALGDFISSPLVGTFYSSPSPDSPSFVKPGDVVSEDTIVCIVEAMKVMNEVKAGMSGRVVEVLIANGDAVQFGSKLFRIVKAE; this is encoded by the coding sequence ATGGATTTAAAGCAAATAGAAAAGCTCATGATTGCTATGGGGCGTAATAGCATGAAGCGTTTTGTGATAAAACGTGAAGGGCTAGAGCTTGAATTGGAAAGAGACACAGGAGATAAACCTAATCAAGAACCCGTATTTTACGATAGTAGGTTATTTGCAGGTTTTTCTCAGGATCGTCCTATTCCTACCGATCCTAATAAAACAATCGCTAAAGATGTTGCTCCTGAAAAAACAGAAACTGAATCCCAACAAGCTCTCGGAGATTTTATTAGCTCTCCATTAGTAGGAACATTTTATAGTTCTCCTTCTCCAGACTCCCCATCTTTTGTTAAGCCTGGTGACGTCGTTTCTGAAGATACTATTGTTTGTATCGTAGAAGCTATGAAAGTTATGAATGAAGTTAAAGCTGGTATGTCCGGTCGCGTTGTTGAAGTTCTAATCGCCAACGGTGACGCAGTACAATTTGGATCTAAGTTATTTCGTATAGTTAAAGCTGAGTAA
- the accC gene encoding acetyl-CoA carboxylase biotin carboxylase subunit, translating into MKKVLIANRGEIAVRIIRACHDLGLATVAVYSLADQEALHVLLADEAVCIGEPQAAKSYLKISNILAACEITGADAVHPGYGFLSENANFASICESCGLTFIGPSSESIATMGDKIAAKQLAKKVKCPVIPGSEGIIKDEAEGLKVAEKIGFPIVIKAVAGGGGRGIRIVKEKDEFFRAFSAARAEAEAGFNNPDVYIEKFIENPRHLEVQILGDKHGNYVHLGERDCTVQRRRQKLIEETPSPVLTPELRAKVGKVAVDLARSANYHSVGTVEFLLDKNKKFYFMEMNTRIQVEHTITEEVTGIDLLKEQIYVAMGNKLTWKQKNIVFKGHVIQCRINAEDPSNNFAPSPGRLDYYLPPAGPSIRLDGACYSGYAIPPYYDSMIAKVISKGKNREEAIAIMKRALKEFHIGGVHSTIPFHQFMLDNPKFINSDYDINYVDHLLSLGNSLF; encoded by the coding sequence ATGAAAAAAGTCTTAATAGCTAATCGCGGAGAAATTGCGGTGCGTATTATACGTGCTTGTCATGATCTAGGGTTGGCCACAGTTGCAGTATATTCCCTGGCAGATCAAGAAGCTTTACACGTGCTACTAGCAGACGAAGCTGTGTGTATAGGAGAGCCTCAAGCTGCTAAATCCTACTTAAAAATATCGAATATTCTCGCTGCTTGTGAAATTACAGGAGCAGATGCTGTCCATCCTGGCTATGGTTTTTTAAGTGAAAATGCTAATTTCGCTTCCATATGCGAAAGCTGTGGTCTGACTTTTATTGGTCCTAGCTCAGAATCTATAGCGACAATGGGAGACAAAATAGCAGCAAAACAACTCGCTAAGAAAGTGAAATGTCCTGTAATTCCTGGCTCTGAAGGCATTATTAAGGATGAAGCTGAAGGATTAAAAGTTGCAGAGAAGATAGGTTTCCCAATAGTCATCAAAGCTGTTGCTGGTGGAGGCGGTCGCGGTATCCGTATTGTTAAAGAAAAAGATGAGTTTTTCAGAGCTTTTTCAGCAGCAAGAGCAGAAGCAGAGGCAGGATTTAATAACCCCGATGTCTATATTGAGAAGTTTATTGAAAACCCCAGACATCTAGAAGTCCAAATCCTTGGAGATAAACATGGGAACTACGTGCATCTAGGAGAAAGAGATTGCACAGTACAAAGGCGTAGGCAAAAACTCATTGAAGAGACTCCAAGTCCCGTACTTACCCCAGAACTCCGTGCAAAAGTAGGGAAAGTCGCGGTTGATTTAGCAAGAAGTGCAAACTACCACTCTGTAGGTACAGTAGAATTTTTATTAGATAAAAATAAGAAATTCTATTTCATGGAAATGAATACGCGTATTCAAGTAGAGCATACTATCACTGAAGAAGTTACAGGCATAGATCTTCTGAAAGAGCAAATTTATGTAGCTATGGGGAATAAACTTACTTGGAAACAAAAAAATATTGTTTTCAAAGGGCACGTCATACAATGCCGTATTAATGCTGAGGATCCAAGCAACAATTTCGCACCTTCTCCAGGGCGTTTAGACTACTATCTTCCACCAGCAGGCCCTTCTATACGTCTAGATGGAGCTTGCTACAGCGGCTATGCTATTCCTCCTTATTACGATTCTATGATTGCTAAAGTGATTTCTAAGGGAAAGAATCGAGAAGAAGCTATAGCTATTATGAAACGTGCTCTGAAAGAATTTCATATTGGAGGCGTCCACTCCACAATTCCTTTCCATCAATTTATGCTGGACAATCCTAAATTCATTAACTCAGACTATGATATCAACTATGTTGATCATCTTCTTTCCCTAGGCAACTCCTTATTTTAA
- a CDS encoding DUF648 domain-containing protein: MPCLIFSNYSKPSFLEKTVSFLDSCFYLGGEQSYIVARDPEDRAWSITLPGRALATYEKVLKIIAVLLLPITLIALAIRFLLYSYLAYKHRIVSLDSLVPNDKKQLLVVYPELLQNIRHLPLVYASLLIEDCFITFDSKTSSKIDSMSFWVNYPSLSSKLDLSGIKVPIYKLKKVQKSPFVKEQATDFSINFPLLCREILKTESGNIVSQKGLEKLSRLFLAFIIYIAEKKENGQIQSVIPLGTPDMLWAKLLFFDYSDENPETRGLLGSRILKELERLGILSSSEVHLYTFSKVVVHWRLLNF; this comes from the coding sequence ATGCCTTGTCTCATTTTTTCTAACTACTCCAAACCTTCGTTTCTAGAAAAAACTGTTTCTTTTCTAGATTCTTGCTTTTACTTAGGGGGTGAGCAATCCTACATAGTTGCTAGAGATCCTGAGGATAGAGCGTGGTCTATAACCCTTCCTGGCCGTGCTTTGGCAACCTATGAAAAGGTCTTGAAAATTATCGCTGTACTCCTCCTCCCGATTACTCTTATTGCCTTGGCTATAAGATTTCTTTTGTATAGCTATCTCGCTTATAAGCATCGTATTGTCTCCTTGGATTCTTTGGTGCCTAACGATAAAAAGCAACTACTCGTTGTCTATCCTGAACTTTTACAAAATATACGCCACCTTCCCCTTGTTTATGCTTCTTTGCTTATAGAAGACTGTTTCATAACTTTTGATTCTAAAACATCCTCAAAAATAGATAGTATGAGCTTCTGGGTAAATTATCCCAGCTTATCTAGTAAATTAGATCTTTCTGGTATTAAGGTTCCTATATATAAACTCAAGAAAGTTCAAAAAAGCCCATTTGTTAAAGAACAGGCGACAGACTTTTCTATTAACTTTCCCCTGCTTTGCCGAGAAATTTTAAAGACAGAATCCGGAAATATAGTCAGTCAAAAAGGGTTAGAAAAGCTCTCTAGATTATTTTTAGCCTTTATAATTTATATAGCTGAAAAAAAAGAGAACGGTCAAATACAGAGTGTGATTCCCTTAGGGACCCCAGATATGCTATGGGCAAAACTTTTGTTCTTTGATTATTCCGATGAGAATCCTGAAACAAGAGGTTTACTTGGGTCGAGGATATTAAAAGAATTAGAAAGATTAGGCATTCTTTCTAGCTCAGAAGTCCACTTATATACTTTTAGTAAAGTTGTTGTTCACTGGCGCCTCCTTAACTTTTAA
- a CDS encoding DUF1389 domain-containing protein, which yields MVKLYFCTSISFSPKYKEKKISSGQSVLLEKIIERVDAFLCISGSGIQVIDRERSDLLFRVVKPEFSCVQSCMKMLGYLLVVPVIIALVVKLIARILLFNKYQFKQVDDRSIEMSDELSQLSGTSQLQEVVAPTTLVNRLEEEIQEAETGERRTTISQELLAVFQDNFPKVIGDLLIEQRLSFEEFQVFINNLVDIKRSDSLSILPHSLNEKLEKFGVGRIFEFLNIRDEESLALCQNKFENVLLSYCPFIWLSRFCDECALERHLFFISPVSRSAWASWASLSAYWVSRLGFSDEDTSIFSPVFWILAEMMSDAEYKYLAYHASSDKWDQCQEIVDSLVVRYRQYVCNSREPGIRNLNLDKELFAKHLLLLAKHGFSLSGLRLLRCLTLEQVLTLQGLTTGLYGNQLSKWMKSFGNAIYDPKCLHAVYLPCDFGDNPSFSQEILLLTWSELRAHGVGKSNAEFAEYLSRISGRPIVISDSTFDEAEERQVRKFDLATGECLLTLEPRGGLASRPLGWTNWARSVNSSK from the coding sequence ATGGTAAAGTTATATTTTTGTACTTCAATATCATTTTCTCCTAAATATAAAGAGAAAAAAATATCTTCGGGGCAGTCGGTGCTCTTAGAAAAAATCATAGAGCGTGTCGATGCTTTTCTTTGTATTTCTGGTTCTGGAATTCAAGTAATAGATCGGGAAAGGAGTGATTTACTCTTTAGGGTGGTTAAGCCTGAGTTTTCTTGCGTGCAAAGTTGTATGAAGATGCTAGGATATCTTTTAGTTGTACCGGTAATTATAGCTCTTGTTGTTAAACTTATTGCACGTATTTTATTATTTAATAAGTATCAGTTCAAACAAGTAGACGATCGTTCTATTGAGATGAGTGATGAACTTTCACAATTATCAGGGACTTCACAACTACAAGAAGTAGTTGCTCCGACAACATTAGTTAATAGACTGGAGGAAGAGATACAGGAAGCTGAGACGGGCGAAAGACGAACAACTATTTCTCAAGAGCTACTAGCAGTTTTTCAAGATAATTTTCCAAAAGTTATAGGGGATTTACTAATAGAGCAACGTCTGAGCTTTGAAGAATTCCAAGTGTTTATAAATAATCTTGTTGATATCAAACGTTCTGATTCATTAAGTATACTACCTCATTCTCTAAATGAAAAACTGGAAAAGTTTGGTGTAGGTAGAATTTTCGAATTTCTTAATATTCGAGATGAGGAATCTCTGGCTCTATGCCAAAATAAGTTCGAGAACGTTCTGCTATCTTATTGCCCCTTTATATGGTTGTCAAGATTCTGTGATGAGTGTGCTCTAGAAAGACATCTTTTTTTCATATCACCTGTTTCTCGATCGGCCTGGGCATCCTGGGCGTCTCTCTCCGCATACTGGGTTTCTCGATTAGGTTTTTCGGATGAGGATACGTCTATTTTTTCTCCTGTTTTCTGGATACTTGCCGAAATGATGTCAGATGCTGAGTACAAGTATCTTGCTTATCATGCAAGCTCAGACAAGTGGGACCAATGTCAAGAAATTGTAGACTCTCTGGTAGTTCGTTATCGTCAATATGTCTGTAATAGCCGAGAACCCGGTATTAGAAATCTTAATCTTGACAAAGAACTTTTTGCAAAACATTTGCTTTTGTTGGCAAAACACGGGTTTTCGTTATCTGGGCTACGTCTTTTGAGATGTCTTACTTTGGAGCAGGTTCTAACTTTACAAGGTTTGACAACGGGATTGTATGGAAATCAGTTATCAAAATGGATGAAGTCCTTTGGAAATGCCATTTATGATCCAAAGTGCCTCCACGCAGTATATTTACCTTGTGATTTCGGTGACAATCCGTCTTTTTCTCAGGAGATACTGTTGCTTACCTGGTCAGAATTAAGAGCACACGGGGTTGGCAAGAGTAATGCAGAGTTTGCTGAATATCTTAGCAGGATCAGTGGCCGTCCGATTGTTATTTCAGATTCTACTTTTGATGAAGCTGAGGAGCGGCAGGTAAGGAAATTTGATTTAGCTACCGGAGAGTGCTTGCTTACTCTGGAACCAAGAGGTGGGTTAGCTTCACGACCTCTAGGATGGACAAACTGGGCCCGGTCTGTTAATTCATCAAAATAA
- a CDS encoding adherence factor, translating to MSINFLTSIRFSQSCLNEMARDQKFTALEKLSGHLDSIFFQSSKGVEIKSVDANGVLFYERIKTVDSLASLCLKALLVILVVPVVIALVLKIIVRLYLYLKYSGKMQELEEPVVLPIEVPSPSILTRKEIIEEFLTQPELSQEQRALLIKSTELLCSRGCTSKEEYEERGILVGSIPRRHTPIEFRLTEIPGFSFIHYPGCLHTWDNGSQDIITSSSKTCDVLRQRLDATVNFLLGVPVRNDMTQEEVENLIKQGRQTNALLGIVGIETFSIHQTLFSLGEHVGVLIIKDLV from the coding sequence ATGAGTATAAATTTCCTTACTTCAATTCGGTTTTCTCAAAGCTGTTTAAATGAAATGGCTCGGGACCAAAAATTTACTGCTTTGGAGAAATTATCCGGACATTTGGATAGTATATTTTTTCAGAGCTCTAAGGGTGTAGAAATAAAATCTGTAGATGCAAACGGAGTCTTGTTTTATGAAAGGATCAAAACAGTTGACTCGTTGGCTTCTCTATGTCTCAAAGCACTTTTGGTCATTCTAGTTGTTCCAGTGGTTATTGCCTTGGTGTTGAAGATTATTGTCAGGCTTTATCTCTACTTAAAATATTCAGGAAAGATGCAAGAACTAGAGGAGCCCGTTGTTCTTCCGATAGAAGTTCCATCTCCCTCTATCTTAACTCGTAAAGAGATTATAGAGGAATTTCTTACACAGCCAGAATTATCTCAGGAACAGCGTGCCCTTTTAATTAAATCCACTGAATTGCTATGCTCTCGAGGCTGCACTAGTAAAGAGGAGTATGAGGAGAGGGGAATCCTGGTTGGTAGTATACCCAGACGCCATACACCTATTGAATTTAGATTAACTGAGATTCCCGGATTCAGTTTTATCCATTACCCCGGTTGCTTACACACATGGGATAACGGTAGTCAAGATATTATTACATCATCGAGTAAAACTTGTGATGTATTACGGCAGAGATTAGATGCCACGGTCAATTTCTTATTAGGTGTACCTGTTAGAAATGATATGACCCAAGAAGAGGTGGAAAATCTTATTAAACAAGGGAGACAAACAAACGCGCTCTTGGGAATAGTTGGTATAGAGACTTTTTCTATACATCAAACTCTGTTTTCTTTAGGGGAACATGTTGGAGTCTTAATAATAAAGGACTTGGTTTAG